One window from the genome of Malus domestica chromosome 01, GDT2T_hap1 encodes:
- the LOC103426067 gene encoding uncharacterized protein encodes MMMKKENGDHHVHVLEINLISAQGLKPPSAALRRMQTYALAWVDSAHKIRSRVDKIGGENPTWNDRFLFKVPSAFLSSETSQVSIQIYAVGCFSDHLVGTVRLLINNFLDVASKVPSFTAIQIRRPSGRFQGVLNVAAMVIDGSYLAPAVSELSAVGYRDLMGKGESFRRRRRDSMKSKSSDYPGDSKENSFTESAENSDVCESAASSPATPLPPLKELNTITELAGTTRQVLKARPMDGSRFLCCLLTQRKMQYSPSDENADGAHSRER; translated from the coding sequence atgatgatgaagaaagaAAACGGAGACCATCACGTGCACGTCTTGGAGATCAACCTCATCTCCGCCCAGGGCCTCAAGCCTCCCTCCGCCGCCCTCCGCCGCATGCAGACCTACGCCCTCGCCTGGGTCGACTCCGCCCACAAGATCCGCTCCCGGGTCGACAAGATCGGCGGCGAGAACCCCACGTGGAACGATCGGTTCCTCTTCAAGGTCCCGTCCGCATTTCTCTCAAGCGAGACCTCCCAGGTCTCCATCCAGATCTATGCCGTCGGCTGCTTCAGCGATCACCTCGTCGGCACCGTCCGACTTCTGATCAACAACTTTCTCGACGTCGCGTCCAAGGTTCCGTCGTTTACGGCCATCCAGATTCGGAGACCTTCTGGAAGATTCCAAGGCGTGTTGAATGTGGCCGCGATGGTGATCGACGGCTCGTATCTGGCTCCGGCGGTGAGCGAGTTGTCTGCGGTCGGGTACCGCGACCTGATGGGAAAGGGAGAAAGCTTCCGGCGCCGGCGACGCGACAGCATGAAGAGCAAATCGAGTGATTACCCCGGCGATTCGAAGGAAAACTCTTTCACTGAGTCGGCGGAGAACTCAGACGTCTGCGAGTCGGCGGCATCATCTCCGGCGACGCCATTACCGCCTCTGAAGGAGCTGAACACGATCACCGAATTGGCGGGAACAACAAGGCAGGTGTTGAAGGCTCGTCCAATGGACGGCTCGCGTTTCCTGTGCTGCTTGCTGACGCAGAGGAAGATGCAATACAGTCCGTCGGATGAGAACGCGGATGGAGCCCACAGCAGAGAAAGGTAA